The following coding sequences are from one Thermostaphylospora chromogena window:
- a CDS encoding Na+/H+ antiporter subunit A, with product MSVLAAVLAHLLMAMLAPALVRRLGGEAFRVAALVPAATTVWAIAASGPVIAGTPLTEAVPWVPGYDLALAFRLDTLALLMVVVVAGVGALVLFYCRDYFPPGQPGTPGLAGLLVAFAGAMLGLVLADDLILLYIFWELTTVFSYLLIGFKIEDRDSRRAAMTAIMVTTFGGLAMLVGLIMLGLAAGTFRLSQVLAQPPSGAAVSVALALILVGALSKSALTPFHFWLPAAMAAPTPVSAYLHAAAMVKAGVYLVARFAPAFAGVPPWRITVMAVGTATMLLGAWRALRQVDLKLLLAFGTVSQLGFLVVLLGTGSRAAALAGVVMLLAHAAFKAALFMVVGIVDHATGTRDLRRLSGLGGAMPAVFATAALASASMAGLPPFLGYVGKEAAFTALAGDPWVLAGVFLGSVLTFAYSARFLWGAFARKPEAERTEAHRTAPAFAAPAAILALAGPVLGLAVSWLNPVVAEYAGLYPPGPHAEPLALWHGPTPALAMSALVVAGGTALFAARATVSRVQTFLHTGLDAERAYRLLMRGVDLAAGQATRFTQRGSLPAYLRVVLTVLLLVPGGALVAGARPAGTAQLWDIPGEIGVVALICMAAMAVALIPGRLSAAVCAGVTGTGTAVLFVLYGAPDLGLTQLLVETVTLVAFALTLRRLSPRFGARQLIVTRAANAVIAIAVGVVAASMVYAAVNARTAPPASRLYPEATREAGGTNIVNTALVDLRAWDTLGESTVLVVAAIGMVGLIFGSRRPERPRLEEATGGVWSTSRARAVEAEEEVQQAPTWLRGSETLAPERRSVVFEVVARAVFHPMVLLSFYLLFSGHGSPGGGFAAGIVAGLALALRYLAGGRYELGEALPVGPGVCQGIGLTIVSGTALAGLAFTGTVLTETELTWHLPVLGEVHFLTSTIFDVGVYLVVVGVVLDILRSLGGEIDRRAEEKSEDVVTA from the coding sequence GTGAGCGTACTGGCGGCCGTGCTCGCCCACCTCCTCATGGCGATGCTCGCCCCCGCCCTGGTGCGCCGCCTGGGGGGCGAAGCGTTCCGGGTCGCCGCGCTCGTCCCCGCGGCGACGACCGTCTGGGCGATCGCCGCCTCCGGACCGGTGATCGCCGGAACGCCGCTCACCGAGGCGGTCCCCTGGGTACCCGGCTACGACCTCGCCCTCGCCTTCCGCCTGGACACCCTGGCCCTCCTCATGGTGGTGGTGGTCGCGGGCGTCGGCGCGCTGGTGCTCTTCTACTGCCGCGACTACTTCCCGCCCGGCCAGCCGGGCACCCCCGGCCTGGCCGGGCTGCTCGTCGCCTTCGCCGGGGCGATGCTCGGCCTGGTGCTCGCCGACGACCTCATCCTGCTCTACATCTTCTGGGAGCTGACCACCGTCTTCTCCTACCTGCTGATCGGCTTCAAGATCGAAGACCGGGACAGCAGGCGGGCGGCCATGACCGCGATCATGGTCACCACCTTCGGCGGCCTGGCGATGCTGGTCGGCCTGATCATGCTGGGCTTGGCGGCGGGCACCTTCCGCCTGTCGCAGGTGCTGGCCCAGCCGCCGTCCGGCGCGGCGGTGAGCGTGGCGCTGGCGCTCATCCTGGTGGGAGCGCTGTCGAAGTCGGCCCTCACCCCCTTTCACTTCTGGCTGCCCGCCGCGATGGCGGCGCCCACGCCGGTCAGCGCGTACCTCCACGCGGCGGCGATGGTCAAAGCAGGGGTCTACCTGGTGGCCAGGTTCGCGCCCGCGTTCGCCGGCGTTCCGCCGTGGCGGATCACCGTGATGGCGGTGGGAACGGCCACCATGCTCCTCGGCGCATGGCGGGCGCTGCGCCAGGTGGACCTGAAGCTGCTGCTCGCCTTCGGCACCGTCAGCCAGCTCGGCTTCCTCGTCGTGCTGCTCGGAACGGGCAGCCGGGCCGCCGCACTGGCCGGGGTCGTCATGCTCCTCGCCCACGCCGCCTTCAAAGCCGCCCTGTTCATGGTGGTCGGGATCGTGGACCACGCGACCGGCACCCGAGATCTGCGCAGACTGAGCGGTCTGGGCGGAGCGATGCCCGCGGTGTTCGCGACGGCGGCGCTGGCGTCCGCCTCCATGGCGGGGCTGCCGCCGTTCCTCGGATACGTCGGCAAGGAGGCGGCCTTCACCGCCCTTGCCGGCGACCCTTGGGTGCTCGCCGGGGTGTTCCTCGGATCCGTGCTCACCTTCGCCTACAGCGCCCGTTTCCTCTGGGGCGCGTTCGCCCGCAAACCGGAGGCGGAGCGCACCGAGGCGCATCGGACGGCACCGGCGTTCGCCGCACCCGCGGCGATCCTGGCCTTGGCCGGTCCTGTGCTCGGCCTGGCCGTGTCGTGGCTGAACCCGGTCGTGGCGGAGTACGCCGGGCTGTACCCGCCGGGCCCGCACGCCGAACCGCTGGCGCTGTGGCACGGCCCGACCCCCGCACTGGCCATGTCGGCGCTGGTGGTGGCGGGCGGGACCGCGCTGTTCGCCGCCCGCGCCACCGTGTCCCGCGTGCAGACGTTCCTGCACACGGGACTCGACGCCGAGCGCGCCTACCGCCTGCTCATGCGCGGGGTGGACCTCGCCGCCGGACAGGCCACCCGGTTCACCCAGCGCGGCTCCCTCCCCGCCTACCTGCGGGTCGTCCTGACGGTGCTGCTGCTCGTGCCGGGCGGCGCGCTGGTGGCCGGGGCGCGTCCCGCGGGCACCGCGCAACTGTGGGACATCCCCGGCGAGATCGGCGTCGTCGCCCTGATCTGCATGGCGGCGATGGCCGTCGCCCTCATACCCGGACGGCTGAGCGCGGCGGTCTGCGCCGGGGTCACCGGCACCGGCACGGCCGTGCTGTTCGTCCTGTACGGAGCCCCCGATCTCGGCTTGACCCAGTTGCTGGTTGAGACGGTCACGCTGGTGGCGTTCGCGCTCACCCTGCGCAGGCTGTCGCCGCGGTTCGGGGCGCGGCAGCTGATCGTGACCCGCGCCGCCAACGCGGTGATCGCCATCGCGGTGGGGGTGGTGGCGGCGAGCATGGTGTACGCGGCCGTCAACGCCCGCACCGCGCCGCCCGCATCCCGGTTGTACCCGGAGGCCACCAGGGAGGCCGGAGGCACGAACATCGTCAACACCGCGCTGGTCGACCTGCGGGCCTGGGACACGCTGGGCGAGAGCACGGTGCTCGTGGTCGCCGCCATCGGCATGGTCGGACTGATCTTCGGAAGCCGCAGGCCGGAGCGGCCCCGGCTGGAGGAGGCGACGGGCGGTGTCTGGTCCACCTCAAGAGCCCGCGCGGTGGAGGCCGAGGAAGAGGTGCAGCAGGCCCCGACATGGTTGCGCGGCAGCGAGACCCTCGCTCCGGAGCGCCGCTCGGTCGTCTTCGAGGTGGTCGCCAGAGCGGTCTTCCACCCGATGGTGCTCCTGTCCTTCTACCTGCTCTTCAGTGGGCACGGATCGCCCGGCGGCGGATTCGCCGCCGGCATCGTCGCCGGACTCGCCCTGGCGCTGCGCTACCTCGCGGGCGGCAGGTACGAACTGGGCGAGGCGCTGCCCGTCGGGCCGGGCGTGTGCCAGGGGATCGGCCTGACGATCGTCTCCGGCACCGCGCTGGCGGGCCTGGCGTTCACCGGCACGGTGCTCACCGAGACCGAGCTGACCTGGCACCTTCCGGTCCTCGGCGAGGTGCACTTCCTCACTTCGACGATCTTCGACGTCGGCGTCTACCTGGTGGTGGTCGGCGTCGTGCTCGACATCCTGCGCTCCCTGGGCGGCGAGATCGACCGGCGGGCGGAGGAGAAGAGCGAGGACGTGGTGACGGCATGA